GCAGGCAATACACGTCCATCATTCAGTCGCATACGAGGCCCGTATGTATTAAAAATTCGGATGATGCGGGTTTCCACTCCATGATAGGTATGGTAGGCCATCGTCATTGCCTCCATAAAACGTTTGGCTTCATCGTACACACCGCGTGGACCAACAGGATTTACATTTCCCCAATATTCTTCTGTTTGCGGATGAACAATTGGGTCACCGTAAACTTCGGATGTGGAGGCAACTAAGATTCTTGCTTTTTTTACTCTTGCTAATCCTAATAGATTATGCGTACCTAAAGAGCTTACTTTTAATGTTTGAATTGGAATTTTTAAATAATCGATAGGTGATGCGGGAGAAGCAAAGTGAAGAATATAATCCAACTCACCAGGAATAAAAACGAATTTAGAAACATCGTGATGATAAAATTCGAAATGTTCAAGTTTCATCAAGTGTTCGATGTTTTTTAAATCACCGGTAATTAGATTGTCCATTCCAATAACATGGAATCCTTCTTTGATGAAGCGGTCACATAAGTGAGAACCTAAAAAGCCTGCAGCACCTGTTATTAATACTCTTTTCATATTATTAGTTAAATAAATTAATTTGGTTATTAGGTTAAATGGGGTAATACTTCATTAACTATTTCCCATGTATCCTGATTAACCCTTCACAGTTTCTCTTCCGATGCTGGTGTAATAATATCCAAGCTCTTTCATCTGATCGATACCATATAAATTTCGACCATCAAAAATCACTTTGTTCTTTAACAGTGAAGAAACTCTGTCAAAGTCAGGTGTTCTGAATAAACTCCATTCTGTTGCGATGATTAATGCATCTGCATCGCGCAAAGCATCATATTCGTCCATTGCATAGGTGATTTTATCACCTATTAAACCTCTTACATTGTTCATCCCTTCCGGATCGTAAGCGCTAACAATTGCGCCAGCTTTTATTAACTCATCAATGATATACAAAGCCGGTGCTTCGCGAATGTCGTCTGTATCGGGTTTAAAAGCGAGTCCCCAAAGAGCAAATTTTTTCCCTTTCAAATTATTTTTAAAGTAGTCGTTAATTTTAGGGATGATAATCGTTTTCTGTTTTTCATTGATTTGCATTACGGATTCTAAAATTTTAAAATCGTAATTTACTTCCGCAGCAGATTTTGCAAGTGCTTGAACATCTTTTGGGAAGCAGCTACCGCCATAACCAATTCCAGGGAATAAAAATCGTTTACCAATTCGATCATCGCTACCAATTCCAATACGCACGGCATCCACATCTGCACCAACCAATTCGCACATGTTTGCAATTTCATTCATGAAGGTAATTTTTGTAGCTAAAAAAGCATTGGCAGCATACTTCGTTAATTCGGCAGAGCGCTCATCCATAAAGATGATTGGGTTGCCTTGTCGCACATATGGTTTGTAAAGTTCTTCCATTGTCTTGCGCGCTTTCTCAGAGCTTGCGCCAATCACCACTCTGTCCGGTTTTAAAAAATCATCTACAGCAAAGCCTTCTCTTAAAAATTCCGGGTTGGAAACAATATCAAATTCTACTTTTGCATGTTTTGCAACCGCTGCACGAACTTTGTCGGCAGTGCCAACAGGAACAGTGCTTTTGTCAACAATTACTTTGTAATCTTTGATGATTTTTCCAAGGTCATCTGCAACGCCAAGGATATAACTCAAGTCGGCAGAACCATCTTCCCCCGGAGGTGTTGGTAAAGCAAGGAAAATGATTTTTGCTTTTTCAATTGCTTCAGCAAGATTGGTAGTGAATGTTAGTCGTCCTTGTTTGATATTGCGCTCAAACAAAACATCCAGGTGTGGCTCATAAATAGGAACAACTCCTGCTTGCATTTTTTGAATTTTGTCTGCGTTAATATCCACACAGATCACATGATTTCCGGTTTCGGCTAAACATGTTCCTGTAACCAATCCTACGTATCCTGTTCCTACTACTGCTATGTTCATTTTAATTTAAAAGTTAAAAAGTTAAAAGTCAAAAGTTGTTGACGTAATTTTATTTACAGAATTCTAAAACAGAATCTGTGATGTATTTTAATGTTTCTTCATCCAATTCGGTATGCATAGGGAGTGACATTACGGTTTCGCATAATCTTTCAGTGACAGGAAAATCTCCTGCTTTGTAGCGTGGATCCAAATATGCTTTTTGTAAATGCAATGGAATCGGGTAGTAAATCATTGCGGGAATATCTTTGTTTGCTAAATATTCGCGCAATGCGGCACGGTCAACACCAACTAGTTGAAGTGTGTATTGATGGAAAACATGATCCGAAAATTTAGCGCGTGCCGGTGTTTTGATTTTTGGATGATTCGCAAATGCTTTGTCGTAATAGCTTGCCGCCTTGTTTCTAGCTGCAGCATAATTGTCCAAATCGCGGAGTTTGATTCTAAGAATCGCAGCTTGAATGCTGTCTAGTCGAGAGTTCACGCCAATAGAATCATGGATGTATTGAACAGATTGTCCATGGTTGGCAATCATTCTGATTTTTGCAGCAAGTGCATCATCATTGGTGAAAATGGCACCGCCATCTCCGTAGCAACCTAAATTTTTAGAAGGGAAAAAAGATGTACAACCAATGGTACCGATGGTTCCGGCTTTTTTTGTAGAGCCGTCAGCGGATTTGTAGTTTGCACCAATTGCTTGAGCAGTATCTTCAATCACAAATAAGTTGTGTTTCTTTGCCAAAGCCATAATCGAATCCATATCAGCACATTGACCAAATAAATGAACAGGAACAATGGCTTTTGTTTTTGGGGTGATGGCCTTTTCAATCGCTTTTACATCGATGTCGAATGTGTCAGGCACAACGTCCACCAATACTGGTTTTAATCCAAGAAGAGCAATTACTTCAGCGGTGGCAACATAGGTAAAGTCGGCTGTTATTACTTCATCTCCGGGCTTTAGTCCTAATCCCATCATTGCTATTTGCAATGCATCTGTCCCATTTGCACAAGGAATCACATGCTTTACTTGGAGATATTTTTCAAGTTCTGATTGAAATGCTTTAACCTCAGGACCATTAATAAATGCGGTGTTATCCAATACATTTTGAATGGCTGCATCCACTTCTGTTTTAATTTTTTCGTATTGACTTTTTAAGTCAACCATTTGAATTTTTTTTGCAGTTTTTGTCATGCGTTTTTACCAATTTTAATAAGAATGCGAATATACGGAAAATATATAAATTCTGAAGGCAATTTTTGGGCATCTGGTTCGTTTTAAAGCCTTATATTTACAAACATTTTTGTCAAAATGAAGAAACGTTATTTTTTAAGTATTTGTTTATCCTTTTTTACGGCTCATCTGGTTGCTCAAGTGAGCATAAAGGATTCCGTTATTTATACACCCTATTTTGGTTTAGGCTATGGCTACCAGATTTCTGCAGGCGATTTGAACAAACGTTTTGGGAATAGTTCGGCTATTGAATTTAATTTGGATTTTAAAACCAAAAAAAATTGGGTATTTGGAGTAAACGGAAGCTATATTTTCGGAAAAGATGTGAAAGAATCTTTATTTGATAGTATTTCTACCGCTTCAGGGTCGATTATTGATGGGAATGGACAATTTGCCGATGTTCGTTTATACGAAAGAGGTTTTACCGCTTCTGTTTCAGCCGGAAGATTATTTGCATTTAAAAAGCCGAATCCCAATAGTGGTGTTCTTTTTAGTGTTGGTGTAGGTTTTATTCAACATAAAATACGAATCGAAACAATAGGAAACACCACTCCTCAGCTTTCGAAAGAATATAAAAAAGGATATGATCGATTATCCAATGGCCTTTTACTAAGTCAAAACTTAGGGTATTTGTATTTAAGTAATAATCGTTTAGTAAATATTTATGTTGGATTTG
This window of the Bacteroidota bacterium genome carries:
- a CDS encoding SDR family oxidoreductase; this translates as MKRVLITGAAGFLGSHLCDRFIKEGFHVIGMDNLITGDLKNIEHLMKLEHFEFYHHDVSKFVFIPGELDYILHFASPASPIDYLKIPIQTLKVSSLGTHNLLGLARVKKARILVASTSEVYGDPIVHPQTEEYWGNVNPVGPRGVYDEAKRFMEAMTMAYHTYHGVETRIIRIFNTYGPRMRLNDGRVLPAFIGQALRGEDLTMFGDGSQTRSFCYVDDLVEGIYRLLMSDYVYPVNIGNPSEITIKEFGEEIIKLTGTKQKLVSKPLPQDDPKQRKPDITKAKEILGWEPKVGRAEGLKITYDYFKSLSPEELNKTEHRSFN
- a CDS encoding UDP-glucose/GDP-mannose dehydrogenase family protein, which codes for MNIAVVGTGYVGLVTGTCLAETGNHVICVDINADKIQKMQAGVVPIYEPHLDVLFERNIKQGRLTFTTNLAEAIEKAKIIFLALPTPPGEDGSADLSYILGVADDLGKIIKDYKVIVDKSTVPVGTADKVRAAVAKHAKVEFDIVSNPEFLREGFAVDDFLKPDRVVIGASSEKARKTMEELYKPYVRQGNPIIFMDERSAELTKYAANAFLATKITFMNEIANMCELVGADVDAVRIGIGSDDRIGKRFLFPGIGYGGSCFPKDVQALAKSAAEVNYDFKILESVMQINEKQKTIIIPKINDYFKNNLKGKKFALWGLAFKPDTDDIREAPALYIIDELIKAGAIVSAYDPEGMNNVRGLIGDKITYAMDEYDALRDADALIIATEWSLFRTPDFDRVSSLLKNKVIFDGRNLYGIDQMKELGYYYTSIGRETVKG
- a CDS encoding DegT/DnrJ/EryC1/StrS family aminotransferase yields the protein MVDLKSQYEKIKTEVDAAIQNVLDNTAFINGPEVKAFQSELEKYLQVKHVIPCANGTDALQIAMMGLGLKPGDEVITADFTYVATAEVIALLGLKPVLVDVVPDTFDIDVKAIEKAITPKTKAIVPVHLFGQCADMDSIMALAKKHNLFVIEDTAQAIGANYKSADGSTKKAGTIGTIGCTSFFPSKNLGCYGDGGAIFTNDDALAAKIRMIANHGQSVQYIHDSIGVNSRLDSIQAAILRIKLRDLDNYAAARNKAASYYDKAFANHPKIKTPARAKFSDHVFHQYTLQLVGVDRAALREYLANKDIPAMIYYPIPLHLQKAYLDPRYKAGDFPVTERLCETVMSLPMHTELDEETLKYITDSVLEFCK